Proteins encoded by one window of Cellvibrio sp. KY-GH-1:
- the mscL gene encoding large-conductance mechanosensitive channel protein MscL: MSFIKDFKEFAVRGNVVDLAVGIIIGAAFGKIVTSIVADVIMPPIGLLIGGVDFSDLVITLKEAEGATPAVVISIGKFLQTIIDFTIIAFAIFMLIKVINKVKAKDVPPPPAPSAQEVLLTEIRDLLKQQQQK, from the coding sequence ATGAGCTTTATTAAAGATTTTAAAGAATTTGCAGTGCGCGGCAACGTGGTGGATTTGGCGGTCGGTATTATTATCGGCGCTGCTTTTGGAAAAATCGTCACATCCATTGTGGCAGATGTGATTATGCCCCCCATTGGATTGCTGATCGGCGGGGTAGATTTTAGTGATTTAGTTATTACGTTAAAAGAAGCCGAAGGAGCGACTCCGGCGGTGGTCATTTCTATTGGTAAATTTCTACAGACTATTATTGATTTCACAATTATCGCGTTTGCGATTTTTATGCTGATTAAAGTCATCAATAAAGTGAAAGCGAAAGATGTCCCTCCGCCGCCTGCTCCCAGTGCGCAAGAAGTGTTGCTCACAGAAATTCGCGATTTGCTGAAACAGCAACAACAAAAATAA
- a CDS encoding CPXCG motif-containing cysteine-rich protein yields MSLLEECCLDCPYCGEPISVLVDCSIDQQTYVEDCQVCCRPIVLQVAVDEQGYPQVYALREDE; encoded by the coding sequence ATGAGTTTACTTGAGGAATGTTGTCTGGATTGTCCTTATTGCGGCGAGCCAATCAGCGTGTTGGTAGATTGCTCTATCGATCAGCAAACTTATGTTGAAGATTGTCAGGTTTGCTGCCGGCCTATAGTGTTGCAGGTCGCGGTAGATGAGCAAGGTTATCCGCAAGTTTACGCGCTGCGTGAAGATGAATGA